Sequence from the bacterium genome:
GCGCACCATTGGTACAGCGACTTCTTAGTGATCCATGGCCGCCTGGAAGAGGCGCTGAAAGAAATAGAACGCGCGTTAGAAATCGATCCCCTTTCTCTGATAATCAATACGAGCGTGGCAATCAAGCTCTACACACTGGGCCGCGATGACGAAGCAATCCACCAGCTCCAGCGAACTCTTGAAATGGATCCGAACTTTATTTTGGCCCACATTTTTTTAGGCCGTACGTATTTGCAAAAAGGGATGAACGAAGATGCGCTGAAATCCTTTCTGAAAAGCGGAGCCAGGGGATACATCGGATATGGCTATGCTGTTACCGGAAAACAGGACGAAGCGAAACGGATCCTTCGACAACTAGGAGAACAATCGCTGCAAGAATACACAAATCCTTACGATTTTGCTCTTCTTCATCTCGGTCTTGGAGAAAAAGAAGAAGCACTCGAGTGGCTGGAGAAAGCTCAACAAGATAATGTTGAGGAAATCCTCTTCCTAAAGGTTGAGCCTCTGGTTGCGCCTGTCCGTTCGGATCCTCGTTTTACTGAGCTTTTACGCCGTCTGAATCTGTAATGCCTGCGGAACCCTTGTCTGTACAATTCGTCCACCAAGCGTCATCTTTCAATACATCTATCCGCAAATTCCATCCCAGTGGAATTCGAAATCACGAACGCGAAACTCCAGGCTTCGACCCGGGACGGCGCCGTGTTACGCTATCAGTACAGTGCGATTGCGTTAGAGTGAGAAACCGATCCGGATCATAGTCTCAAAAAAAGTGCGCGTTCTTTCCAACCATTTTCCGGTGCGACAGTTTTTCCATTTTTAACCGACATGCCCGTTTGAAGTCTGGAAACCTGCGCGGCTGCAAATTCGGAAGGGCTTCATTTGATCCCGCCTTTCAAGAAAGCAACAACAGCGTCCTTCACCGCCTGTGGCTGATCAAACCAGAGACAGACGCGAGAGTTGGGAATGGTCTTCGCGATGATTTTTCGATTGTTCTCGATGTTTCCCTTCCAGCTTGTGTGACAGTAGTCCTTCATATACTTCTGGTCCGGGTGATCTGAAATGCCCTCAAGACCCGGTTGCAGAAGCAAGGTCGGCACGGTCAGCTTATCCATCTCCAGCGAGATATCCTGGGCGTTGAATTCACACAGGTAACGCACCCAGACATGCAGTTGGGGAGAGGCAGCCTCCCGCCAAAGTCGCAAGCCGATGACCGGGTTGACTGCGTAGTCGCCTGGAAGAAAGTTATTATCGTCCCAGGTCTGCCGTGTGACGGTCTTGAACCATTGCGGCGCCAGATAAGTGTCGATGGTCGCCACTCGTTTCTCCAGGGTCCCGTAGTACTGAGTTTCCATCGGATCGCCGGGCTTGTCATTACTGAAGATTCCCGCTGCTCCAGCCAAAATGATTACAGACTTCACGCGGCCCGGATGCTTCATAGCCAGTCGTACCGCGATCTGTGTTCCTGTGAGCCAGTGACCCACGATGATCGGGTTACTGATGCCTTCGTCATCAATGAGCTTTTCGATGGCGTTCAGTGCGCCCAGTGTCCATGTCTGTTCGCCGAAACTTGTATTCTCGGCGGGCGATGGTGGCGCTGCTGTCCCGCCGAACCCAGCCAATGTGACAGCATACATACGGTACTCGTTGGCTATGCCATCCATGAAATCCTTGAAGATGCTCGCGCCAAAACCCAGCCCGGGAATGAGGATGATAGCCTGCGTTCCAGATCCCACGCGAAGGACTCCCCCCAACGTGCCTGGCATTGCGGTCTTGTAACCTGGCGGATCAACAAGATTGTTGATCGTTGAATCCTGCTCCATGATCCGTTTGCA
This genomic interval carries:
- a CDS encoding alpha/beta hydrolase, which codes for MQFIMKFLNFVSIQVIRWVVTLGVLFVTASVLNGQEACKRIMEQDSTINNLVDPPGYKTAMPGTLGGVLRVGSGTQAIILIPGLGFGASIFKDFMDGIANEYRMYAVTLAGFGGTAAPPSPAENTSFGEQTWTLGALNAIEKLIDDEGISNPIIVGHWLTGTQIAVRLAMKHPGRVKSVIILAGAAGIFSNDKPGDPMETQYYGTLEKRVATIDTYLAPQWFKTVTRQTWDDNNFLPGDYAVNPVIGLRLWREAASPQLHVWVRYLCEFNAQDISLEMDKLTVPTLLLQPGLEGISDHPDQKYMKDYCHTSWKGNIENNRKIIAKTIPNSRVCLWFDQPQAVKDAVVAFLKGGIK